The genomic interval CTAATCGTCATGGCCACCCATGGCCGATCAGGGATCGGGCGCTGGGCGTTGGGGAGTGTGGCAGAGAAGATTCTGCGGGCGTCAAGGGTTCCTATTTTGCTTGTCAGGGCAGGCATAGCCGGGATACCCGTATCTGAGGAATGGCCAGGGAGAACAATACTGGTGCCGCTGGACGGTTCACCCCTGGCTGAGTGCGTGCTGCCTCATGTCACCACGTTAGCCAAACAGCGAGGCGCTGAGCTGGTAGACATAGTCCTGCTCGCTGTTTGTGAGCCTATGATAAGCCCGCCATTTAGCCCGGTCGCTGTCGTTACCCCTGAATACGTGGCGGCAGACATGGCCAGATGCAGACAGCTCGCTGAAGGCTATCTGGCTGCAGTGGAGGGACGCCTCAGGAGTGATGGGCTTAGGGTGCGGTCAGAGGTCCTCATAGGGAAGGCGGCTGATGCTATTATTGACTACGCCGGTAGCATTCCCTCAGACCTCATTGCTATGGCCACTCACGGGCGATCCGGTCTTAGCCGGTGGGTGTATGGCAGCGTGGCCGGTAAGGTCCTGGTGGGAGCCTCCAGACCTGTATTCTTGGTAAGGCCGCAGTGAGGTCGGCCAAGACTGAAGTCGCTCCCCGATCACTAGAAAACCGACCACTTGTGAATACGTGGTTTACTAGGCCACCTTTGGAGTCATTGTAGTGCGTCCCCACCTCGAGTAGGATCATTTCCCCTTCACCGCCTAATCGTTCTCGCACAATCCCACCTCGATTTCCTATTTTGGCTTTCGATATATCCAATCTACACACACAGGCCCCCTCTGACAAAGTGACAGAGGGGGCCTTTTGACGCCGTTCAGCATACGCACCTGGGAGCACGCTGAGCTAGCAACGCTGGTGCAGGCTGATTGTCACACCGCTAACGCCAGCTACCACACGGGACAGAGCTGCACCTACTCGTGATTCATTCCATAACCAGGGGTAACCAATTGGGCACTTTTCTCACTATATCCCGAGCCTCCTTGCTCCATTCGTATATGGCGGTATAATTCCATGAATACCGTTTGGTCGCCGAGAAACCCCATTCCTCGTAGCCTTCCCACTCCACACTGAACTTCGTGGCGGTGTCATAAAACACCTGCCCGTTGAAGTTCTCAAAGCCTACATCATTCACTGCTTTCGCCAAGATTTGGAGCCAGCCGTACATTTGCTGGAAGGAACCTATGTAACCTATGCCAGCGTGAATGATCTTGTCAGCTTGCCCAGCATGCCATTGGCTCAAAAGCTGTTTCGCCAGGCTGGCTAAGGGAACGGTGTCAGTCCACCACCGTGTTGGGAAGGAAAGCAACGTGCCGTCAATGTCATCCCAAGAGCATGTGTCTTCTACCAGGCCCCTGTAAGCAGCTTGCGCATCAGTGCCGATGTACTTCGCTGTGTACCCCCTCTGACGGAAATCCCTCATGAAGGTGGACGTCCCTGTTCCGGTCGAAGGCGGGAACAGATAGTCGCAGTCTTTCAGCTTTTCCATTTCACCACTCCAGCTTGTTACGCCCACTGGAGACAGGTAGCCACCAACCCACTCATACTTGCTCGGGTGGGCTTGGGCATAGTCCTTGATAGCATTCCTACAGTCTTGGGCATAAGCTTCGTCCCAACCTGCCGAACCAATCTTGGCTGCTCTACCTGCGGGATAGTCAGGATCGTTTTCGGGGATCCATTCCAAGAGAGTATTGATCAGCGCGCTGGCGGTGGCATTCATGCAGAATACCCAGCCTGGAGGATCTATCTGGGGCTTGCTGGTGGTCAAGGGGAATATGGGGATCTTATCTCGCTCTGCAAAGGGCTTCAGTGTTACCCCTATCGGCGGCAAGCCAGTGGTGACTAC from Chloroflexota bacterium carries:
- a CDS encoding universal stress protein — its product is MSNAVKYARMLVPLDGSELAEGVLPYARAFAGRLGLDMTLLHICTAQECELVDVHRDYIERVAEMARRQTAQERERIGVPSGGRIAEVQADIAIGHPAEEIIRYADENHFDLIVMATHGRSGIGRWALGSVAEKILRASRVPILLVRAGIAGIPVSEEWPGRTILVPLDGSPLAECVLPHVTTLAKQRGAELVDIVLLAVCEPMISPPFSPVAVVTPEYVAADMARCRQLAEGYLAAVEGRLRSDGLRVRSEVLIGKAADAIIDYAGSIPSDLIAMATHGRSGLSRWVYGSVAGKVLVGASRPVFLVRPQ
- a CDS encoding ABC transporter substrate-binding protein — translated: MKRQWTKIGVSCLMILVIVAALGLGCGEGEEGKKTIVIGHLSDMTGPASAALIPINYAMEDLVRYYNEEGLIPGVKLRVVTYDGRYDPSRDIPGYEWVKSKGAVVVTTGLPPIGVTLKPFAERDKIPIFPLTTSKPQIDPPGWVFCMNATASALINTLLEWIPENDPDYPAGRAAKIGSAGWDEAYAQDCRNAIKDYAQAHPSKYEWVGGYLSPVGVTSWSGEMEKLKDCDYLFPPSTGTGTSTFMRDFRQRGYTAKYIGTDAQAAYRGLVEDTCSWDDIDGTLLSFPTRWWTDTVPLASLAKQLLSQWHAGQADKIIHAGIGYIGSFQQMYGWLQILAKAVNDVGFENFNGQVFYDTATKFSVEWEGYEEWGFSATKRYSWNYTAIYEWSKEARDIVRKVPNWLPLVME